A window of the Streptomyces finlayi genome harbors these coding sequences:
- the nusA gene encoding transcription termination factor NusA codes for MDIDVKLLKGLAQDKEIPFDVLVGAIESALLIAYHRTEGSHRRARVELTDRGHVTVWAKEDPADLEEGQEPEEFDDTPSGFGRIAATTAKQVILQRLRDAEDDRTFGEYAGHEGDVVTGLVQQGKDPKNVLVDIGKMEAILPVQEQVPGEEYTHGLRLRTYVVRVAKGVRGPSVTLSRTHPNLVKKLFALEVPEIADGSVVIEAIAREAGHRSKIAVRSTRAGLNPKGACIGPMGSRVRNVMAELHGEKIDIVDWSDDPAEMVANALSPARVSKVEVVDLGARSARVTVPDYQLSLAIGKEGQNARLAARLTGWRIDIRPDTETDEERDIADRERAERARERSERG; via the coding sequence GTGGATATCGATGTGAAGCTGCTGAAGGGCTTGGCGCAGGACAAGGAGATCCCCTTCGACGTGCTCGTCGGGGCGATCGAGTCGGCCCTCCTCATCGCGTACCACCGCACCGAAGGCAGCCACCGCCGTGCGCGCGTCGAGCTGACCGACCGCGGCCATGTGACGGTGTGGGCCAAGGAGGACCCGGCGGACCTCGAAGAGGGCCAGGAGCCGGAGGAGTTCGACGACACCCCGTCCGGCTTCGGCCGGATCGCGGCGACCACCGCCAAGCAGGTCATCCTGCAGCGGCTGCGGGACGCCGAGGACGACAGGACGTTCGGCGAGTACGCCGGCCACGAGGGCGATGTCGTCACCGGTCTCGTCCAGCAGGGCAAGGACCCGAAGAACGTCCTGGTCGACATCGGCAAGATGGAAGCCATCCTGCCGGTGCAGGAGCAGGTGCCGGGCGAGGAGTACACCCACGGCCTCCGGCTGCGTACGTACGTCGTACGGGTCGCCAAGGGCGTCCGCGGTCCGTCCGTGACGCTGTCGCGCACCCACCCCAACCTCGTGAAGAAGCTCTTCGCGCTGGAGGTCCCGGAGATCGCGGACGGCTCGGTCGTCATCGAGGCGATCGCCCGCGAGGCCGGCCACCGCAGCAAGATCGCGGTGCGCTCCACCCGTGCCGGTCTCAACCCCAAGGGCGCCTGCATCGGCCCGATGGGCAGCCGTGTGCGCAATGTCATGGCCGAGTTGCACGGCGAGAAGATCGACATCGTGGACTGGTCGGACGACCCGGCCGAGATGGTCGCCAACGCGCTGTCGCCCGCACGGGTGAGCAAGGTCGAGGTCGTGGACCTCGGTGCCCGGTCCGCCCGGGTCACCGTCCCCGACTACCAGCTGTCGCTGGCGATCGGCAAGGAGGGGCAGAACGCCCGCCTGGCCGCCCGCCTCACCGGCTGGCGCATCGACATCCGCCCGGACACCGAGACGGACGAGGAGCGGGACATCGCGGACCGTGAGCGTGCCGAGCGCGCCAGGGAGCGGTCCGAGCGGGGCTGA
- a CDS encoding aminoglycoside phosphotransferase family protein — protein sequence MGFEPPQRLVRALGEMYGDTAAADWLGRLPALTEEALSAGTRELSVERVVAPGGRSSLALLVRRPDGTPGVLKIAPPEAAPGCERAALAHWNGWGAVQLLDPSGELPGDALLLERLHHEVSLRSLPEAKALLEAAGTVRKLWVDPPAGHSFETVTERTERQAGPMRAAAEADPGLAPLVSAALAARAELVAHSPEHLLLHGNFRQSKVLSGERSPWLTVGPEPLVGERAYDLARLVRDRAEDLIASPGGAATARRRVKKLADSLDVDRERLHGWTLFRAVESGTRALTAGRRQDGEVTLEFAGWL from the coding sequence ATGGGTTTCGAACCGCCGCAGCGTCTGGTGCGAGCGCTCGGCGAGATGTACGGGGACACCGCCGCGGCCGACTGGCTGGGACGGCTTCCCGCACTGACCGAAGAGGCGCTTTCCGCGGGTACGCGGGAGCTGTCCGTCGAGCGGGTGGTCGCCCCCGGCGGACGCAGCAGCCTGGCGCTTCTGGTACGGCGGCCCGACGGGACGCCCGGCGTGCTGAAGATCGCCCCGCCCGAGGCGGCGCCCGGGTGCGAGCGGGCGGCGCTGGCCCACTGGAACGGCTGGGGCGCCGTGCAGCTTCTCGATCCGTCCGGGGAGCTCCCCGGCGACGCGCTGCTCCTGGAGCGGCTGCACCACGAGGTGTCCCTGCGTTCGCTCCCGGAGGCGAAGGCCCTGCTGGAGGCGGCGGGCACGGTGCGCAAGCTGTGGGTCGACCCGCCGGCCGGGCACTCCTTCGAGACGGTGACGGAGCGGACGGAGCGTCAGGCGGGGCCGATGCGGGCGGCGGCCGAGGCCGATCCCGGGCTGGCGCCTCTCGTGTCGGCCGCTCTGGCGGCCCGTGCGGAGCTGGTCGCCCACTCCCCCGAACACCTGCTGCTGCACGGCAACTTCCGCCAGAGCAAGGTGCTGTCGGGTGAGCGTTCCCCCTGGCTGACGGTCGGCCCCGAGCCACTGGTCGGCGAGCGCGCCTACGATCTCGCACGGCTGGTGCGGGACCGGGCCGAGGATCTGATCGCGTCTCCCGGCGGGGCCGCGACGGCCCGGCGGCGGGTCAAAAAGCTCGCCGACTCCCTGGACGTGGACCGGGAACGGCTGCACGGCTGGACCCTGTTCAGGGCCGTGGAATCGGGCACCCGGGCGCTGACCGCGGGACGCCGCCAGGACGGCGAAGTGACCCTGGAGTTCGCGGGCTGGCTGTAG
- a CDS encoding DUF503 domain-containing protein — MYVGTLSFDLLLGDVRSLKEKRSIVRPIVAELQRKYAVSVAETGEQDLHRRAEIGLAVVSGDTGHLTDVLDRCERLVAERPEVELLSVRRRLHSDED; from the coding sequence ATGTATGTGGGGACACTGTCCTTTGATCTGCTCCTCGGCGACGTACGTTCGTTGAAGGAGAAACGCTCCATCGTCCGGCCGATCGTCGCCGAACTTCAGCGGAAGTACGCGGTGAGCGTGGCGGAGACGGGTGAACAGGATCTCCATCGCAGGGCCGAGATCGGCCTCGCCGTGGTCTCCGGGGACACCGGACACCTCACGGACGTCCTGGACAGGTGCGAGCGGCTGGTTGCCGAGCGCCCCGAGGTGGAGCTGCTGTCGGTTCGACGGCGGCTGCACAGCGACGAAGACTGA
- a CDS encoding proline--tRNA ligase, translating to MAQVQRMSRLMIKTLRDDPADAETLNHKLLVRAGYVRRTAAGIWSWLPLGKKVLENVTRVVREEMDAIGGQEVLLPALLPKEAYEASGRYDEYGDLLFRLQDRKGSDYLLGPTHEEIFTQVVKDMCSSYKDLPVILYQIQTKYRDEARPRAGVLRGREFQMKDSYSFDTTDEGLVEAYQLHRAAYIRIFERLGLDHRIVSAVSGAMGGSASEEFLAPAPAGEDTFVDCPDCDYAANTEAVTFKATPVDGSAHGPVEELDTPDTPTIETLAAHLGVEASATLKNLLVKVDGEIVAVGVPGDREVDLGKLGEHLAPAVVELVTAEDFVGRPDLVRGYVGPQGLEKVRYIADPRVAAGTAWITGANKEGKHAKNVVAGRDFQVDDHLDVVVVEAGDPCPNCGAGLQVDRAIEIGHIFQLGRKYADIFSLDVLGQQGKPVRVTMGSYGIGVSRAVAALAEQTADEQGLCWPREIAPADVHVVAAGKALQTELALDVSEKLNAAGVRVMVDDRPGVSPGVKFTDAELIGVPKILVAGRRSAEGVLELKDRRTGEREELTVDEAIARLTDRG from the coding sequence ATGGCCCAGGTCCAGCGCATGTCCCGATTGATGATCAAGACACTGCGCGACGACCCGGCCGACGCCGAGACGCTCAACCACAAGCTGCTCGTCCGGGCCGGATACGTACGTCGCACGGCCGCCGGTATCTGGAGCTGGCTGCCGCTGGGCAAGAAGGTCCTGGAGAACGTCACCCGCGTCGTCCGCGAGGAGATGGACGCCATCGGCGGCCAGGAGGTGCTGCTTCCCGCGCTCCTGCCGAAGGAGGCGTACGAGGCGAGCGGCCGGTACGACGAGTACGGCGACCTGCTCTTCCGGCTCCAGGACCGCAAGGGTTCCGACTACCTCCTCGGCCCCACGCACGAGGAGATCTTCACCCAGGTGGTCAAGGACATGTGCTCGTCCTACAAGGACCTGCCGGTGATCCTGTACCAGATCCAGACCAAGTACCGCGACGAGGCCCGCCCCCGCGCCGGTGTGCTGCGCGGCCGTGAGTTCCAGATGAAGGACTCGTACTCCTTCGACACGACCGACGAGGGCCTCGTCGAGGCCTACCAGCTGCACCGGGCCGCGTACATCCGGATCTTCGAGCGCCTCGGCCTCGACCACCGCATCGTCTCCGCCGTGTCCGGCGCCATGGGGGGCTCCGCCTCCGAGGAGTTCCTGGCCCCCGCCCCGGCCGGTGAGGACACCTTCGTCGACTGCCCCGACTGCGACTACGCCGCCAACACGGAGGCAGTGACCTTCAAGGCCACCCCCGTCGACGGCTCGGCGCACGGCCCCGTCGAGGAGCTGGACACCCCGGACACCCCGACCATCGAGACCCTCGCCGCCCACCTGGGCGTCGAGGCATCCGCCACTCTGAAGAACCTCCTGGTCAAGGTCGACGGCGAGATCGTGGCCGTGGGCGTGCCCGGTGACCGCGAGGTCGACCTCGGCAAGCTCGGCGAGCACCTCGCCCCCGCTGTCGTCGAGCTCGTCACCGCCGAGGACTTCGTGGGCCGCCCCGACCTGGTGCGTGGCTACGTCGGCCCGCAGGGCCTGGAGAAGGTCCGTTACATCGCCGACCCCCGCGTCGCCGCGGGCACCGCCTGGATCACGGGTGCCAACAAGGAGGGCAAGCACGCGAAGAACGTCGTCGCGGGCCGCGACTTCCAGGTCGACGACCACCTCGACGTCGTCGTCGTCGAGGCGGGCGACCCCTGCCCGAACTGCGGCGCCGGCCTTCAGGTGGACCGCGCCATCGAGATCGGTCACATCTTCCAGCTCGGCCGCAAGTACGCCGACATCTTCTCCCTCGACGTCCTCGGCCAGCAGGGCAAGCCCGTCCGCGTCACGATGGGCTCGTACGGCATCGGCGTCTCCCGCGCCGTGGCCGCGCTAGCCGAGCAGACCGCCGACGAGCAGGGCCTGTGCTGGCCCCGCGAGATCGCCCCGGCCGACGTCCACGTCGTCGCCGCGGGCAAGGCGCTCCAGACCGAGCTTGCGCTCGACGTCTCCGAGAAGCTCAACGCGGCGGGCGTCCGGGTCATGGTCGACGACCGCCCGGGTGTCTCGCCCGGTGTGAAGTTCACCGACGCCGAGCTGATCGGTGTGCCGAAGATCCTGGTGGCCGGCCGCCGCTCGGCCGAGGGCGTCCTGGAACTCAAGGACCGCCGCACGGGCGAGCGCGAGGAGCTCACCGTGGACGAGGCGATCGCGCGCCTCACCGACCGGGGCTGA
- a CDS encoding YlxR family protein encodes MSGRTLARACPERTCVGCRERAAKTELLRIVADEGECVPDPRGTLPGRGAYLHPASVCLDLAVRRRAFPRAFKAKGPFGSAALQRFVERVTTQEK; translated from the coding sequence GTGTCTGGCCGGACGCTAGCCCGCGCTTGCCCCGAACGAACCTGTGTCGGATGCCGGGAGCGGGCGGCCAAGACCGAGTTGCTGCGCATCGTGGCGGATGAGGGTGAATGCGTACCCGATCCGCGCGGTACGCTGCCCGGCCGGGGTGCGTATCTGCACCCCGCCTCTGTCTGTCTCGACCTGGCGGTCCGCCGCCGGGCATTCCCCCGGGCCTTCAAGGCCAAGGGGCCGTTCGGTTCCGCGGCACTGCAGCGGTTCGTCGAGCGGGTGACAACGCAAGAAAAGTGA
- a CDS encoding GNAT family N-acetyltransferase, with protein sequence MAAAVSGSGPGAPGILIGPLDLAARVDEALAVQAVAFGLGPEEVEVRRHIVLRHFDHPQARALGATTPTGRLVGFVYGLPNDRSQWWSTVVEPYLRATGSDGWLDDSFVITELHVHPDHQQHGIGRTLITTITDAVGQPRSILSAIDTESPARGLYRALGYRDLARQVHFPSAPKPYAVMGAPLPLRRGQAIDFRPPPPPG encoded by the coding sequence ATGGCAGCAGCAGTTTCCGGGAGCGGTCCCGGGGCCCCCGGCATCCTGATCGGCCCCCTCGACCTGGCCGCCCGCGTCGACGAGGCACTGGCGGTGCAGGCCGTCGCCTTCGGCCTGGGCCCGGAAGAGGTCGAGGTGCGCCGCCACATCGTGCTGCGGCACTTCGACCACCCCCAGGCCCGGGCCCTCGGAGCCACCACACCCACCGGCCGGCTCGTCGGATTCGTGTACGGGCTGCCCAACGACCGCTCCCAGTGGTGGTCCACCGTCGTCGAGCCCTACCTCCGGGCCACCGGCTCAGACGGCTGGCTCGACGACTCGTTCGTGATCACGGAACTGCACGTCCACCCGGACCACCAGCAGCACGGCATCGGACGGACCCTGATCACCACCATCACGGACGCCGTCGGCCAGCCCCGTTCCATCCTCTCCGCGATCGACACGGAGAGCCCGGCCCGCGGTCTGTACCGCGCCCTCGGTTACCGGGACCTGGCCCGGCAGGTGCACTTCCCCAGCGCTCCCAAGCCCTACGCGGTGATGGGCGCACCCCTCCCGCTCCGCCGCGGGCAGGCAATCGATTTCCGCCCGCCCCCGCCCCCCGGCTAA
- the infB gene encoding translation initiation factor IF-2 gives MAKVRVYELAKEFGVESKVVMAKLQELGEFVRSASSTIEAPVVRKLTDALQGPGGNAGKSAAKPGAPRKAAPSKPAAPSPAAAARPAAPKPGVQAAKPVAAEAPESSAPAASSAPSAGPRPGPKPAPKPAPVTPVPAAEFSAPAPAQQPAQPQQQAPRPAGATPGPRPATRPAPAAGPRDGGQRDAAPRDGGRGGERGGDRPARPAGQGAPRPAGARPAGPRPGNNPFTSGGSTGMARPQAPRPGGAPRPGGGQDRPERAGAPRPQGGPGGAPRPQGQGGGRPSPGGMPRPQTPRPGGAPAGNRPNPGMMPQRPAAGPRPGGGPGGAGGGRGPGGGGGGRPGGGGGAGRPAGGGFAGRPAGPGGGGGGFAGRPGGPGGGGAPGRPGGGGGFGGRPGFGGRPGGPGARGGTQGAFGRPGGPARRGRKSKRQRRQEYESMQAPSVGGVMLPRGNGQAVRLSRGASLTDFAEKINANPASLVGVMMNLGEMVTATQSVPDETLKMLADEMNFVLEIVSPEEEDRELLESFDIEFGEDEGGEEALVSRPPVVTVMGHVDHGKTRLLDAIRKTNVVAGEAGGITQHIGAYQVGAEVNGEDRRITFIDTPGHEAFTAMRARGAKSTDIAILVVAANDGVMPQTIEALNHAKAADVPIVVAVNKIDVEGADPVKVRGQLTEFGLVAEEYGGDTMFVDISAKQGLNIEALLEAVVLTADASLDLRANPNQDAQGIAIESHLDRGRGAVSTVLVQRGTLRIGDTMVVGDAYGRVRAMLDDNGNNVQEAGPATPVLVLGLTNVPGAGDNFLVVDEDRTARQIAEKRAARERNANFARKGVRFSLENLDEALKAGLVQELNLIIKGDASGSVEALESSLLQLDVGEEVDIRVLHRGVGAVTESDIDLATGSDAIVIGFNVRAAGRAAQMAEREGVDVRYYSVIYQAIEEIEAALKGMLKPEFEEVELGTAEIREVFRSSKLGNIAGVLVRSGEVKRNTKARLLRDGKVIAESLNISGLRRFKDDVTEIREGFEGGINLGNFNDIKIDDVIATYEMREKPRG, from the coding sequence GTGGCTAAGGTCCGGGTATACGAACTCGCCAAGGAGTTCGGGGTGGAGAGCAAGGTCGTCATGGCCAAGCTCCAAGAACTCGGTGAATTCGTACGTTCGGCGTCCTCGACGATCGAGGCGCCGGTTGTACGCAAGTTGACTGACGCACTGCAGGGGCCCGGCGGCAACGCCGGCAAGTCCGCTGCGAAGCCCGGCGCGCCCCGCAAGGCCGCGCCCTCGAAGCCCGCAGCGCCCTCCCCGGCCGCTGCGGCACGTCCCGCTGCCCCGAAGCCCGGCGTCCAGGCTGCCAAGCCTGTCGCAGCCGAGGCCCCGGAGAGCAGCGCCCCCGCCGCGTCTTCCGCGCCGTCCGCAGGGCCCCGTCCGGGCCCCAAGCCCGCGCCGAAGCCCGCACCGGTCACCCCGGTGCCCGCGGCTGAATTCTCCGCTCCGGCCCCGGCTCAGCAGCCGGCCCAGCCGCAGCAGCAGGCCCCGCGTCCCGCGGGTGCCACCCCCGGCCCCCGCCCCGCGACCCGTCCGGCTCCGGCCGCCGGCCCGCGTGACGGTGGCCAGCGTGACGCGGCTCCGCGTGACGGTGGCCGTGGTGGCGAGCGTGGCGGCGACCGCCCCGCGCGTCCCGCAGGCCAGGGAGCGCCGCGACCTGCCGGTGCTCGTCCGGCGGGTCCCCGTCCGGGCAACAACCCCTTCACATCCGGTGGCTCCACCGGCATGGCGCGCCCCCAGGCCCCCCGGCCCGGCGGCGCTCCGCGCCCCGGTGGCGGTCAGGACCGTCCGGAGCGCGCCGGCGCCCCGCGTCCGCAGGGCGGCCCCGGCGGCGCCCCGCGCCCGCAGGGTCAGGGTGGTGGCCGTCCGAGTCCCGGCGGCATGCCCCGTCCGCAGACTCCCCGTCCGGGCGGTGCCCCGGCAGGTAACAGGCCGAACCCGGGCATGATGCCGCAGCGTCCCGCTGCGGGTCCGCGTCCCGGCGGTGGCCCCGGTGGCGCCGGCGGTGGCCGTGGTCCCGGTGGTGGCGGCGGCGGTCGTCCCGGTGGCGGTGGCGGCGCAGGCCGTCCGGCCGGTGGCGGTTTCGCAGGCCGTCCGGCTGGTCCCGGTGGCGGTGGCGGCGGTTTCGCAGGCCGTCCCGGTGGTCCCGGTGGCGGTGGCGCTCCCGGTCGCCCCGGTGGTGGCGGCGGCTTCGGCGGTCGTCCCGGCTTCGGTGGACGTCCCGGCGGCCCGGGTGCCCGTGGTGGCACACAGGGTGCGTTCGGCCGTCCCGGTGGTCCCGCGCGTCGTGGCCGCAAGTCGAAGCGCCAGAGGCGCCAGGAATACGAGTCGATGCAGGCCCCGTCGGTGGGCGGCGTCATGCTGCCTCGCGGCAACGGGCAGGCTGTCCGGCTGTCACGCGGTGCGTCCCTCACGGACTTCGCGGAGAAGATCAACGCGAACCCGGCGTCGCTTGTCGGCGTGATGATGAACCTCGGCGAGATGGTCACTGCGACGCAGTCCGTCCCGGACGAGACGCTGAAGATGCTCGCGGACGAGATGAACTTCGTCCTGGAGATCGTCAGCCCCGAGGAGGAGGACCGCGAGCTGCTCGAGTCCTTCGACATCGAGTTCGGCGAGGACGAGGGCGGCGAAGAGGCCCTGGTCTCCCGTCCGCCGGTCGTGACCGTCATGGGTCACGTCGACCACGGTAAGACCCGACTGCTGGACGCGATCCGCAAGACGAACGTCGTTGCGGGCGAGGCCGGCGGTATCACGCAGCACATCGGTGCGTACCAGGTCGGCGCCGAGGTCAACGGCGAGGACCGTCGCATCACCTTCATCGACACCCCGGGTCACGAGGCGTTCACCGCCATGCGTGCTCGTGGTGCGAAGTCCACCGACATCGCGATCCTCGTGGTGGCGGCGAACGACGGTGTGATGCCGCAGACGATCGAGGCGCTGAACCACGCCAAGGCGGCCGACGTGCCGATCGTGGTCGCGGTCAACAAGATCGACGTCGAGGGTGCCGACCCGGTCAAGGTGCGCGGTCAGCTCACCGAGTTCGGTCTGGTGGCCGAGGAGTACGGCGGCGACACGATGTTCGTCGACATCTCCGCCAAGCAGGGCCTCAACATCGAGGCTCTTCTGGAGGCCGTCGTCCTCACCGCCGACGCCTCGCTCGACCTGCGGGCCAACCCGAACCAGGACGCGCAGGGTATTGCGATCGAGTCCCACCTCGACCGCGGCCGCGGTGCCGTCTCCACCGTCCTCGTCCAGCGCGGCACGCTGCGCATCGGCGACACGATGGTGGTCGGCGACGCGTACGGCCGTGTCCGGGCGATGCTCGACGACAACGGCAACAACGTCCAGGAAGCGGGTCCCGCGACCCCCGTCCTGGTGCTGGGTCTCACCAACGTCCCGGGTGCCGGCGACAACTTCCTGGTCGTCGACGAGGACCGCACGGCCCGTCAGATCGCCGAGAAGCGTGCCGCTCGTGAGCGCAACGCCAACTTCGCCCGCAAGGGTGTCCGGTTCTCCCTGGAGAACCTGGACGAGGCGCTCAAGGCCGGTCTGGTCCAGGAACTCAACCTCATCATCAAGGGCGACGCGTCCGGTTCGGTGGAGGCTCTCGAGTCCTCGCTGCTCCAGCTCGACGTCGGTGAAGAGGTCGACATCCGGGTCCTGCACCGCGGTGTGGGTGCGGTCACCGAGTCGGACATCGACCTGGCGACCGGCTCCGACGCCATCGTGATCGGCTTCAACGTGCGCGCCGCAGGGCGTGCCGCGCAGATGGCCGAGCGCGAAGGGGTGGACGTCCGGTACTACTCGGTCATCTACCAGGCGATCGAAGAGATCGAAGCGGCCCTCAAGGGCATGCTCAAGCCGGAGTTCGAAGAGGTCGAGCTGGGTACGGCGGAGATCCGCGAGGTCTTCCGCTCGTCCAAGCTGGGCAACATCGCCGGTGTGCTGGTCCGGTCCGGCGAGGTCAAGCGCAACACCAAGGCGCGCCTGCTCCGCGACGGCAAGGTCATCGCGGAGAGCCTCAACATCTCCGGTCTGCGCCGCTTCAAGGACGACGTCACCGAGATCCGCGAAGGGTTCGAGGGTGGTATCAACCTCGGAAACTTCAACGACATCAAGATCGACGACGTCATCGCGACGTACGAGATGCGCGAGAAGCCCCGCGGCTGA
- a CDS encoding GNAT family N-acetyltransferase, which produces MLTQTTTRVLEPSDLGAALAILESEPVANAFVTSRVQVAGLDPWRLGGEMWGWYADGRLRSLCYSGANLVPICATPEAIRAFADRARRAGRRCSSIVGPAGPTTQLWRLLEPGWGPAREVRANQPLMVTEHPSADVEPDPHVRRIGKEEMDVLLPACVAMFTEEVGISPMAGDGGLLYQARVAELIASGRSFARIEDGKVVFKAEIGAATTLACQIQGVWVAPEHRGRGLSETGMAAVLRYALADVAPIVSLYVNDYNTPARKAYARVGFRETGAFMSVLF; this is translated from the coding sequence GTGTTGACGCAGACCACCACCCGGGTCCTCGAACCCAGCGACCTCGGCGCCGCGCTCGCCATCCTGGAGAGCGAGCCCGTGGCCAACGCCTTCGTCACGTCCCGCGTACAGGTCGCGGGGCTCGACCCCTGGCGCCTCGGCGGCGAGATGTGGGGCTGGTACGCCGACGGGCGACTGCGCTCCCTGTGCTACTCCGGGGCCAATCTCGTCCCCATCTGCGCGACACCGGAAGCGATCAGGGCCTTCGCCGACCGCGCCCGCAGGGCCGGCCGCCGCTGCTCGTCGATCGTCGGCCCCGCCGGACCCACCACCCAGCTGTGGCGCCTGCTCGAACCGGGCTGGGGCCCCGCCCGCGAGGTCCGGGCCAACCAGCCGCTCATGGTCACCGAGCACCCCTCCGCCGACGTCGAGCCCGACCCCCACGTGCGCCGCATCGGCAAGGAGGAGATGGACGTCCTCCTGCCGGCCTGCGTGGCGATGTTCACCGAGGAGGTGGGCATCTCACCGATGGCGGGCGACGGCGGACTCCTCTACCAGGCACGGGTCGCCGAGCTGATCGCAAGCGGACGCTCCTTCGCCCGCATCGAGGACGGCAAGGTCGTCTTCAAGGCGGAGATCGGCGCGGCCACCACGCTGGCCTGCCAGATCCAGGGCGTCTGGGTAGCCCCCGAACACCGCGGCCGCGGCCTCTCCGAGACCGGCATGGCAGCGGTCCTGCGCTACGCACTGGCCGATGTGGCCCCCATCGTCAGCCTGTACGTGAACGACTACAACACCCCCGCGCGCAAGGCGTACGCCCGTGTCGGCTTCCGCGAGACCGGAGCCTTCATGAGCGTCCTGTTCTGA
- a CDS encoding ferritin-like domain-containing protein, producing the protein MSVMDTGAENRSGELKAAQAALAAEHAAVYGYAVLGGRLTGKPGTQATASYDGHRARRDALVRTVRDLGGAPVVADGAYALPFAVRDPAAAVRLAAVLEDRIGGVYSDLVRATRGTRRREAAGALREAAVRAARWRGTGVAFPGLPEKATASEAAGPAGPGGTH; encoded by the coding sequence ATGAGCGTCATGGACACCGGGGCCGAGAACCGCTCGGGGGAACTGAAGGCCGCACAGGCCGCCTTGGCGGCCGAGCACGCCGCGGTGTACGGATACGCGGTGCTCGGCGGCCGGCTCACCGGGAAGCCCGGCACGCAGGCCACGGCCTCGTACGACGGGCACCGGGCACGGCGCGACGCCCTGGTGCGTACCGTGCGTGACCTGGGCGGTGCGCCGGTCGTGGCCGATGGCGCGTACGCTCTGCCGTTCGCGGTGCGGGACCCGGCGGCGGCGGTGCGGCTCGCCGCCGTGCTGGAGGACCGGATCGGGGGCGTCTACTCCGATCTCGTACGGGCCACCAGAGGCACCCGGCGGCGTGAGGCCGCGGGCGCTCTGCGGGAGGCCGCCGTGCGCGCGGCCCGCTGGCGGGGCACCGGCGTAGCCTTTCCCGGGCTCCCGGAGAAGGCCACGGCTTCCGAGGCCGCGGGTCCTGCGGGGCCGGGCGGGACGCACTGA
- the rimP gene encoding ribosome maturation factor RimP: MSTTQSERLRELLEPLVSAEELDLEEIEVARAGRRQVLRVIVDSEQGVELDTCAELSRAISGKLDETDVMGEGEYVLEVSSPGADRPLTEHRHYVRATGRLARLQLTEGDELVARIIAVDDEGLDLEVPGVKGRKPTSRRVSFDEIAKARVEIEFNRKDKKEEEA, encoded by the coding sequence ATGAGTACCACCCAGAGCGAGAGGCTGCGCGAACTGCTGGAACCGCTCGTCAGCGCCGAGGAACTGGATCTCGAAGAGATCGAGGTGGCCCGGGCCGGACGGCGGCAGGTGCTTCGGGTCATCGTGGATTCCGAACAGGGTGTCGAACTGGACACCTGCGCCGAGCTGAGCCGCGCGATCTCCGGCAAGCTCGACGAGACCGACGTGATGGGCGAGGGCGAGTACGTCCTCGAAGTGAGCTCTCCGGGCGCCGACCGCCCGTTGACCGAGCACCGCCACTACGTACGCGCCACCGGCCGCCTCGCGCGGCTCCAGCTGACCGAGGGCGACGAACTGGTGGCCCGCATCATCGCGGTCGACGACGAAGGACTGGACCTCGAAGTGCCGGGCGTCAAGGGCCGCAAGCCCACGTCCCGCCGGGTCTCCTTCGACGAGATCGCCAAGGCGCGCGTGGAGATCGAATTCAACCGCAAGGACAAGAAGGAAGAGGAGGCGTAG